The following proteins come from a genomic window of uncultured Desulfovibrio sp.:
- a CDS encoding SpoIIE family protein phosphatase, producing the protein MHKLFHKWLFICIFPAFCLTLAASYLLQTRQAEENARHMLSSNLDDGEKYLRMVITNAAYIREISDAGALTKARAFAAIITQNPNILNVPTILHFLRKLLDVEELNVADDRGVIIASTGPFAGYDMASSPQSAAFLPALRDLDFALVQDIEERGADHEPFQYAGVARRDCTGIVQIGYSPKRLTAALRSAAVDQIAPRYHIGSNGFMAIAIYGAVISTGNETAVPLGANVDALGLIQPDGKGLVSILGKQYICQDIEVEGYTLFALLPRSEVFFSRDSMLLYIAACNMALFAVIFWMVSHLVKRLVINDVYRVNEDLQKITSGNLDVVLNERTTPEFGLLSDGINKTVQSLKAAISAAAGRIDAELEFARAIQCSSLPSVFPAYPEREDFDIFAVMRAAKVVGGDFYDFYLRDKNQLVIVVADVADKGIGAALFMMTAKTLIKSLAESGLSPAEIFTQANKRITAHNDQDIFLTAFLAVLDLTTGRLICANAGHEHPLVFKHAEGRYAWLEAGHGLPLGAMPNSRYKEQTFQIAPGDRLLLYTDGVSEAENSRGERLGLSGIESAVMGTERMDAEQTVQALLRRVDDFAAGVEQADDITILALEFTGLAWDELLITADDAHLETLLAFLEEKLKVAQCPAATLPMLLVTAEEVFANIAHYAYAPDQGTVLVRCRARSGPFQAVMQFQDTGRPFNPLHQPDPDTSLPAEQRREGGLGIAMMRKIMSRMEYARTADGKNILTLWKQEDA; encoded by the coding sequence ATGCACAAATTATTTCACAAATGGCTTTTTATCTGCATCTTTCCTGCCTTTTGCCTCACACTTGCCGCATCCTACCTGTTGCAGACCCGGCAGGCCGAAGAAAACGCCCGCCATATGCTTTCCAGCAACCTGGACGATGGGGAAAAATATCTGCGCATGGTCATCACCAATGCCGCCTACATCCGCGAAATTTCGGATGCTGGCGCGCTGACCAAGGCGCGGGCCTTTGCGGCCATAATCACGCAAAACCCAAACATCCTTAACGTCCCAACCATCTTACACTTTTTGCGCAAACTGCTGGATGTGGAAGAGCTGAACGTTGCGGACGACCGGGGCGTGATCATAGCCTCCACGGGCCCCTTTGCGGGCTACGACATGGCGTCCTCGCCGCAGTCTGCGGCATTTTTGCCAGCCCTGCGCGATCTGGATTTTGCCCTTGTGCAGGATATTGAAGAGCGCGGCGCAGACCACGAACCCTTTCAGTATGCTGGCGTGGCCCGCCGCGACTGCACGGGCATTGTGCAGATCGGCTATTCACCCAAGCGACTGACAGCCGCCCTGCGCTCCGCTGCGGTGGATCAAATCGCACCGCGCTACCATATTGGCTCCAACGGTTTTATGGCCATCGCCATTTACGGAGCCGTCATCAGCACGGGCAACGAGACCGCTGTTCCCCTTGGGGCGAATGTGGATGCCCTCGGCCTCATACAGCCTGACGGCAAGGGGCTGGTTTCCATTCTCGGCAAGCAGTACATCTGCCAGGACATCGAGGTGGAGGGCTACACCCTCTTTGCCCTGCTGCCCCGCAGCGAGGTGTTTTTTTCGCGCGACAGCATGCTCCTGTACATCGCGGCCTGCAATATGGCGCTGTTTGCCGTGATTTTCTGGATGGTGTCGCATCTGGTCAAACGGCTGGTTATCAACGATGTATACCGCGTCAACGAAGACCTGCAAAAAATCACGTCCGGCAATCTGGATGTGGTGCTCAACGAGCGCACCACGCCGGAATTCGGGCTGCTCTCGGACGGCATCAACAAGACCGTGCAGAGCCTCAAGGCGGCCATCAGCGCCGCAGCGGGCCGCATAGACGCAGAGCTGGAATTTGCCCGCGCCATCCAGTGCTCCTCGCTGCCAAGTGTTTTCCCCGCCTATCCAGAGCGGGAAGACTTTGACATTTTTGCCGTCATGCGTGCCGCCAAGGTGGTGGGCGGCGATTTTTACGACTTCTATCTGCGGGATAAAAACCAGCTGGTGATTGTGGTGGCCGATGTGGCGGACAAGGGCATCGGCGCGGCCCTGTTTATGATGACGGCCAAGACCCTCATCAAGAGCCTTGCGGAATCGGGCCTTTCCCCGGCAGAGATTTTCACGCAGGCCAACAAACGCATCACGGCGCACAATGATCAGGATATCTTTCTCACGGCCTTTCTGGCTGTGCTCGACCTCACCACCGGGCGGCTGATCTGCGCCAATGCCGGGCATGAGCATCCGCTGGTATTCAAACACGCCGAAGGCCGCTACGCATGGCTTGAAGCAGGCCATGGCCTGCCGCTGGGGGCAATGCCCAATTCCCGGTACAAGGAGCAGACCTTCCAGATTGCCCCCGGCGACCGTCTGCTGCTCTATACTGATGGCGTCAGCGAGGCGGAAAACAGCCGGGGCGAACGTCTTGGCCTCAGCGGCATAGAAAGCGCCGTGATGGGTACCGAGCGTATGGATGCGGAGCAGACCGTGCAGGCCCTGCTGCGTCGGGTGGACGACTTTGCCGCTGGCGTGGAGCAGGCGGACGACATCACCATTCTGGCGCTGGAATTTACTGGTCTGGCTTGGGATGAACTGCTCATAACGGCGGATGACGCTCATCTGGAAACTCTGCTGGCCTTTCTGGAAGAAAAGCTCAAGGTCGCCCAGTGCCCTGCCGCCACCCTGCCAATGCTGCTGGTTACTGCGGAAGAAGTCTTTGCCAACATTGCCCACTATGCCTATGCCCCTGATCAGGGAACAGTGCTGGTGCGCTGTCGGGCG